TCGGGTTTTTTAGAAAAAAATTTGAGCCCACCCTTTGGCAAACGACCGAACATTGGATGCGACAAGCGCTAGCCCAAGTCAACAAGACACATCGATAGCCGCCACACAGTAAATCAAACGTTTACCCTAAATACAAATCCCATGAGTACCCACCTCCAAAGCCCCGAGCAAATAGTGCTAGACAAGCAGTTTCTGACCGAAACCTTGGCCGAAGCACTTGACAACATCCACGCAGACACACAGCCCCAGTGGGGAAGCTTTATCGCTCAAGAAATGATAGAGCACCTTGCGGATGCTACCCGAAAGTCTACCCTCAAAACTTGGGATCCCGCTCGGGAACCCAAAGAAGAGCAACAGCGCTTTAAGCAGCAGTTTTTTTATAGCGACACCCCTATGATGAAAAACATGCCCAACCCGCTTTTTAAAGATGGAAAGCCGGCGCTCATCCACCCTGACATTACCGCCGCCAAGCAAGACTTGCAACAAGCTGTGTCTGAAATGATGGCAAAATGTGAGGCCAACCCCACAGTAGAATATTTCCACTTCTATGCCGGAAACATGAGCTATCAAGACCTGCTCAGGTTTCATGTCAAGCATTTCTCGCACCACCTGTCGCAGTTTGGCGCACTGTGAGTGTAACACAGCCTCAACTTCACCATTGCGTATTGCCTTTCTGATGGCAGTTGTATACTATTTCACCCAACTCCAGCTGCCCTCACCTCCCAAAAACAGCCTAGGCTTTCGCACCTCTTGGCCTTCGAGGTCGAGGTAAGGGAGGCCTTCGGTATCGAGCTTGGGCAAGTGCGGATTATTGGACAAACGCCGCCCATAGGGCAAAAAGGCCAAATCGTGGATAAGGCGGTTCTGAAAAAAATGCCTTATTCCTTCGGTATCCAGCCCCAAGGCCACACGGGCATGCATTCCGGGAGGCACTTGCTGCGCCAAGTAGGCGGCTACGATTCCGTGGGAGTAGCGCCCGTGTAGGTTTTGGGAGAGGTCTTTGTAGCCTCTTCCCTTCCCGGATGGGTGGCTAAGGATGGGTAGCCCTGAGGTTTCGCCTGTCCAGAGGCGCATCTGTACACCCAAGGCCGTGATAGGGTCGAGGCGCATACGCAAGTCGAGGCTTGCCGTTCGGAAACGGTCTTGGCCGGGCGCTCCCAAGATGTCGTTTTCGGTGAAGAGCTGCCACTGCCGGTATTGGGCAAAAATCCATCCTGTGGCCTGCGAGGTTTGCCGCTGATCGGCATAATACATCCATGTATAGCCTAGCGCATAAGCCAGTTGGCTGTGGTTGTCGGGTGGAAGCCATTCAGTATTGGCTACCGGCGCTTGTAAGAGCGTATCACCCCAAGCTTTGAGTAGTCCGGCAAAGCACTGCGCCTCCAGCCCTTGCAGTGGAGGCCCTAGGTACTTATTGCCCCACAGCAGGCGTGTGCCTAACTTGACTTGCCAACCCTGCGACAGCCAAAAAACGCTCCCTTGCAGTCCTAACTGCTGCTCGTGTGTACCCCACTGTAGCACTACCCCTGCTTGTGCACCCCATTGGAGCTGTTGCGCCTGTAGGCCACAATGCCAGCCAAGGGCAAAGGCGAGCAGCCATATGGCACTCAATTTTCTCAAAGCCCTACACTTCATCGAATCGATTTATGAGGTTTGAATCGTGTGGTATATCGTTTTTGCTGTAAACGCTGAATCCTTTCAGGGCGGCGCGTATCCTTATCTGGGTGATAGGCTTGGTAGATACAAAGCCATCGCAAGCGCTTGTTTTTCCAACGTTTGTTGATAAAATAGGTTGGGATACTTTTGCGCCCCATATATACGGGCTGGCGTACTTCA
This genomic window from Eisenibacter elegans DSM 3317 contains:
- a CDS encoding polymorphic toxin type 23 domain-containing protein, producing the protein MSAIWLLAFALGWHCGLQAQQLQWGAQAGVVLQWGTHEQQLGLQGSVFWLSQGWQVKLGTRLLWGNKYLGPPLQGLEAQCFAGLLKAWGDTLLQAPVANTEWLPPDNHSQLAYALGYTWMYYADQRQTSQATGWIFAQYRQWQLFTENDILGAPGQDRFRTASLDLRMRLDPITALGVQMRLWTGETSGLPILSHPSGKGRGYKDLSQNLHGRYSHGIVAAYLAQQVPPGMHARVALGLDTEGIRHFFQNRLIHDLAFLPYGRRLSNNPHLPKLDTEGLPYLDLEGQEVRKPRLFLGGEGSWSWVK